One stretch of Pararhizobium qamdonense DNA includes these proteins:
- a CDS encoding M81 family metallopeptidase gives MNILIAGFQHETNTFAPTKATYDSFVKGEDFPSLVRGEDVLKLADVNIPIGGFINHVRALGHDVIPVIWAGAGASAHTTTDAYERIGGEILEAVKTLTYDAIYLDLHGAQITEDLDDGEGELVSRVRAIVGPAMKIVVSLDSHANVTDLLWDQADAVVAYRTYPHVDMAETGVRAAVLLLGLMADKKPLQLARRRLPFLIPVNAMSTMLQPARGTYDYLDELEKDVVSLSFAPGFPASDFSECGPTVWGYDHDADKVNKAVDALYQRVLESEANWSVEFEQPDDAVLHAIEVAKKSSKPVILADTQDNPGVGGNSNTTAILKALIRNGATNAALGLMCDPKAAAAAHAAGVGAEIEVPLGGCAQVPGDTPLVATFKVESLSDGKLVYGGPMMNGKQANLGPSARLVIDGVSIVVTSNKAQLLDRNMYRAVGIEPEKMSILVNKSSVHFRADFTAIAEEIIVVESPGPFHANPAALPWTKLKEGMRLEPNGAEFAGPAK, from the coding sequence ATGAACATCCTGATTGCCGGGTTTCAGCACGAAACGAACACGTTCGCCCCGACCAAGGCCACCTACGACAGCTTCGTGAAAGGCGAGGATTTCCCTTCTCTGGTCAGGGGCGAGGACGTTTTGAAGTTGGCCGACGTCAACATCCCGATCGGCGGTTTCATCAATCACGTACGAGCGCTCGGCCACGATGTCATTCCGGTGATCTGGGCTGGTGCGGGCGCGTCCGCTCACACCACCACCGATGCATACGAGCGAATCGGCGGCGAGATACTGGAGGCCGTGAAGACGCTCACCTATGACGCGATTTACCTCGATCTCCATGGTGCGCAGATCACCGAAGACCTCGACGACGGGGAAGGTGAACTGGTATCGCGCGTCAGGGCGATCGTCGGGCCCGCCATGAAAATCGTCGTGTCCCTCGACTCGCACGCAAACGTAACCGACCTGCTTTGGGATCAGGCTGACGCTGTCGTCGCATACCGGACATATCCCCACGTCGACATGGCAGAGACCGGGGTCCGTGCTGCCGTACTCCTTCTTGGGCTGATGGCGGACAAGAAGCCGTTGCAGCTGGCAAGGAGACGACTGCCGTTCCTCATTCCCGTAAACGCCATGTCTACAATGCTTCAGCCAGCACGCGGCACATATGACTATCTCGATGAGCTCGAAAAGGATGTCGTTTCCCTGTCCTTTGCCCCTGGCTTTCCGGCATCCGACTTTTCCGAATGCGGTCCGACGGTCTGGGGATACGACCACGATGCGGACAAGGTGAACAAGGCCGTCGATGCGCTCTACCAACGCGTTCTGGAGTCCGAAGCCAACTGGAGCGTCGAGTTCGAACAGCCTGACGACGCCGTCCTCCACGCGATCGAGGTGGCGAAAAAATCCAGCAAGCCCGTGATCCTCGCCGACACCCAGGACAACCCAGGCGTGGGCGGCAACTCCAATACGACCGCGATACTCAAGGCCTTGATCAGGAACGGGGCCACCAACGCTGCGCTCGGGCTCATGTGCGACCCTAAAGCCGCTGCGGCGGCGCACGCCGCAGGCGTTGGAGCTGAGATCGAAGTACCACTCGGCGGCTGTGCGCAGGTCCCCGGCGACACGCCGCTTGTCGCGACCTTCAAAGTCGAAAGCCTTTCTGACGGCAAGCTGGTTTATGGCGGACCGATGATGAACGGCAAGCAGGCTAATCTTGGGCCGTCGGCACGTCTTGTCATCGACGGCGTGAGCATCGTCGTGACCTCGAACAAAGCTCAGCTCCTTGACCGCAACATGTACCGGGCCGTGGGGATCGAACCTGAAAAGATGAGCATTCTCGTGAACAAGAGCTCCGTCCATTTCCGGGCCGATTTCACTGCGATCGCCGAGGAAATCATCGTTGTCGAGTCGCCCGGTCCGTTCCACGCAAACCCGGCCGCACTTCCTTGGACGAAGTTGAAAGAAGGAATGCGGCTCGAGCCCAACGGTGCCGAGTTTGCCGGGCCAGCAAAGTAG
- a CDS encoding HpcH/HpaI aldolase family protein has product MYRSNRLKTRLKNGEIVFGSWNVFASSFATEVMAHAGFDFVIIDHEHGVGDLGMLGYQLQVLSGSPATSLVRVPGQDANYIRRVLDLGAEGVVVPGINTAAEAKAVVAAALYPPMGSRGAAPGTIRASGFGALAKEYARTANDNVLVICQIETVEGVENAAEIAAVQGVDMIFVGPYDLSASAGRMGEMDHPEVVALIDKIEVCSKAAGVPLGSVLRPDMDLEKAYTRGYQMIATGSDSTRLRAACLSDVSSFQATASSGPFKRS; this is encoded by the coding sequence ATGTACAGATCGAACCGCCTGAAAACTCGCTTGAAAAACGGCGAGATCGTGTTTGGGAGCTGGAATGTGTTTGCCAGCAGCTTTGCTACCGAAGTCATGGCTCATGCGGGTTTCGACTTTGTCATTATCGACCACGAGCACGGGGTTGGCGATCTGGGTATGCTCGGTTACCAGCTGCAGGTGCTTTCCGGCAGCCCGGCGACATCCCTGGTACGCGTTCCGGGTCAAGATGCCAACTACATCAGACGGGTTCTGGATCTGGGTGCCGAGGGTGTCGTGGTTCCCGGTATCAACACCGCTGCCGAAGCGAAAGCCGTCGTCGCAGCCGCATTATATCCGCCGATGGGATCGCGCGGTGCTGCACCGGGGACGATCAGGGCTTCGGGATTTGGTGCCCTCGCCAAAGAATATGCGCGGACCGCCAACGACAACGTACTTGTGATCTGCCAGATCGAGACCGTCGAGGGTGTCGAGAACGCCGCGGAAATCGCAGCGGTGCAGGGTGTCGATATGATCTTCGTGGGACCCTACGATCTCTCTGCGTCGGCTGGAAGAATGGGCGAAATGGATCATCCCGAAGTCGTTGCGCTGATAGACAAGATTGAAGTCTGCAGTAAAGCGGCGGGCGTTCCCCTCGGGTCCGTGCTGAGGCCGGACATGGACTTGGAAAAGGCCTACACGCGCGGCTACCAAATGATCGCGACAGGCAGCGATTCAACTAGGCTCCGCGCGGCGTGTCTTTCGGACGTCTCCAGCTTCCAGGCTACCGCATCAAGCGGCCCGTTCAAAAGGTCTTAG
- a CDS encoding amino acid ABC transporter permease yields the protein MVFGSRISEPSTQDRNGLAVFDVAGAAERPRPVRWFLTLVAILLAAQITWLIITNPSLEWNVVWQWLFDHSVLQGLTVTLGLAVAAMVIGTAIGLLLAIARLSNSRLAQAFAGLYIWFFRGTPMLVQLIFWYNLATLFPNLSIAIPFGPTIVSWDTNTVITPLTAAVVGLALNEAAYMAEIIRGGLLSVDTGQSETAQAFGMTRSRALRRIIIPQAMRSIIPPTGNQFISLIKGTSLVSVIAMNDLLYSVQSIYNRTFEIIPLLLVAVVWYLLVTSVLNVGQSRIEAYYGRGSRRTPDQDTNPALATEDMR from the coding sequence ATGGTTTTCGGCAGCCGAATAAGCGAGCCTAGCACCCAGGACCGTAATGGTCTTGCTGTTTTCGACGTCGCGGGAGCGGCAGAACGTCCGAGACCAGTCAGATGGTTTCTGACACTGGTTGCAATTCTCCTGGCGGCACAGATCACCTGGCTGATCATCACCAACCCCAGCCTGGAATGGAATGTCGTTTGGCAGTGGCTTTTCGACCATTCCGTTTTGCAGGGTCTTACGGTCACGCTTGGCCTCGCTGTAGCCGCGATGGTAATCGGCACTGCAATCGGACTTCTGCTCGCGATCGCAAGGCTGTCGAACAGCCGATTGGCGCAAGCATTTGCCGGGCTTTATATATGGTTTTTCCGCGGCACGCCGATGCTTGTGCAGTTGATATTCTGGTACAACCTGGCGACCCTCTTTCCCAACCTGTCTATCGCTATCCCCTTTGGCCCGACGATCGTCAGCTGGGACACTAATACGGTCATCACCCCGCTGACAGCGGCCGTGGTGGGGCTCGCCTTGAACGAAGCCGCGTATATGGCGGAAATCATACGCGGAGGGTTGCTGTCCGTCGACACCGGGCAAAGCGAAACCGCACAGGCTTTCGGGATGACACGCTCACGCGCGCTACGCCGCATCATCATACCTCAGGCTATGAGATCGATTATTCCGCCGACGGGGAACCAGTTCATAAGCTTGATCAAGGGTACATCCCTGGTCAGCGTGATCGCCATGAACGATCTGCTCTATTCCGTGCAGTCCATCTATAACCGAACCTTTGAGATCATCCCGCTGCTTCTGGTCGCCGTGGTCTGGTATCTCCTCGTGACATCCGTCCTCAATGTCGGACAGTCCAGGATCGAGGCGTACTATGGGCGTGGGTCACGGAGGACGCCGGATCAGGATACGAACCCAGCACTCGCGACGGAGGACATGCGATGA
- a CDS encoding LysR substrate-binding domain-containing protein, whose product MRDINQSRLKYFEAVFSQKSVRGAADILNTAPSVVTRQITLLEEELGLVLFERQTRGMKPNEAAIHVMDYWRSCRAHRERLTERLDAIDKLDEGSVRIVLSEGYVDHLVSQVIGPFCSEHPKLNVAVDALPVSEIMSEIADDSAHIGLAYNPQADARISFVATVAAPAKLLVRAAHPLTNVSAADLVEKLREFPIALMPPGYGVAQLVEALEYSQHIKFRSAFTSSSIVALKQYVRSTEGVAFMGTGVAVASELANGELVLLDIDHPLCTAAKLRLLVRRGRPLPPAASRLLANIKTRLLSFGG is encoded by the coding sequence GTGAGGGATATCAACCAGTCTCGGCTGAAATATTTCGAGGCGGTTTTCAGTCAGAAGTCCGTCCGCGGTGCCGCGGACATTCTCAACACGGCTCCCTCAGTCGTCACCCGGCAGATCACGTTGCTCGAAGAGGAACTCGGCCTCGTCCTTTTCGAGCGTCAAACAAGGGGTATGAAGCCAAACGAAGCTGCCATCCATGTCATGGACTACTGGCGCAGTTGCCGGGCCCATAGGGAGCGGCTCACCGAACGGCTGGATGCCATCGACAAACTGGACGAAGGCTCGGTCAGGATCGTGCTGAGCGAGGGCTATGTCGATCACCTGGTCAGTCAGGTCATCGGACCTTTCTGCTCCGAGCATCCCAAACTAAATGTCGCTGTCGATGCCCTGCCCGTCTCTGAAATCATGTCTGAAATCGCCGATGACAGCGCCCACATCGGATTGGCCTACAATCCCCAGGCCGATGCTAGGATCAGCTTTGTGGCGACGGTCGCCGCGCCTGCAAAACTTCTTGTCCGAGCTGCCCATCCGCTGACGAACGTTTCGGCGGCGGATTTGGTAGAGAAACTGAGGGAATTCCCCATTGCGCTGATGCCGCCCGGATATGGAGTGGCCCAACTGGTGGAAGCACTTGAATATTCCCAGCACATCAAGTTCCGATCGGCGTTCACCAGCAGCTCCATCGTCGCACTGAAACAGTATGTAAGATCGACAGAAGGGGTCGCGTTCATGGGCACGGGTGTCGCTGTCGCGTCGGAATTGGCCAACGGCGAACTTGTCCTGCTCGACATCGATCATCCACTATGTACTGCGGCAAAGCTGCGGCTTCTCGTGAGACGCGGCCGTCCTCTTCCACCAGCCGCAAGCCGCTTGCTCGCCAACATAAAGACACGCCTCCTGTCGTTCGGGGGCTAG
- a CDS encoding FAD-dependent monooxygenase → MKVLIVGAGIAGLAAARAFEMRGYHPEIVERQTASPTAGQSIFLLGNAMRALENLGLQDQVSKVSFPIQTQTIFSSRGKLLNHVQTPSVWDTCGPCVAVTRPSLMELMRNSLISTRIDFGTTVMRTVLRRDKREVYFSDGRVSDFDLVIGADGVRSSIRAASFTLAAPRSVGLSAWRLLTDNRYQITGWTAMLGSGRTLLAIPLPNAKLYIYADCPTREFGSGSIEQLKRLFAGFAPPLGHIVADISDGADAHRAEIEEVPYRDHAAERLVLIGDAAHASSPSMAQGAAMAMEDAIVLAACLSRKQTVERAISQFGELRKRRVDWVQKQSNARDKLRGAPDVVRNMLLRTLGTKLYHRSYDMLVEPL, encoded by the coding sequence TTGAAAGTACTTATCGTTGGAGCTGGAATTGCGGGGCTGGCCGCTGCCAGGGCTTTCGAGATGCGCGGCTATCACCCCGAGATAGTCGAACGGCAGACGGCGTCCCCGACAGCCGGACAAAGCATCTTCCTTCTTGGCAACGCCATGCGGGCTTTGGAAAACCTGGGTCTGCAGGATCAGGTCTCGAAAGTGTCATTTCCCATACAGACTCAAACGATTTTTTCCTCCAGGGGAAAACTGCTCAATCATGTGCAGACCCCATCGGTTTGGGATACCTGTGGACCGTGTGTAGCGGTGACGCGCCCGTCGTTGATGGAACTCATGCGAAACTCCCTGATCAGCACGCGGATCGATTTTGGCACTACGGTCATGCGAACGGTGTTGCGCCGCGATAAGCGGGAGGTCTATTTTTCAGACGGGCGCGTGTCCGACTTCGACCTCGTCATTGGAGCCGACGGCGTTCGATCGTCAATACGCGCCGCATCCTTTACCCTTGCTGCCCCGCGCTCGGTAGGCCTCTCGGCCTGGCGTCTTCTGACCGACAACCGCTACCAGATCACTGGATGGACCGCGATGCTGGGATCCGGCCGTACCCTGCTTGCGATACCGCTCCCCAATGCCAAACTCTACATCTACGCCGACTGTCCGACGAGAGAGTTTGGCAGCGGGTCTATTGAGCAGCTGAAGAGGTTGTTCGCGGGCTTTGCCCCTCCGCTGGGTCATATTGTTGCAGACATCTCCGATGGGGCTGACGCCCACCGTGCGGAAATCGAGGAGGTTCCCTACCGCGACCACGCTGCCGAACGCTTGGTATTAATAGGAGATGCCGCGCACGCTTCATCGCCCAGCATGGCACAGGGCGCGGCGATGGCGATGGAAGACGCCATCGTACTCGCCGCCTGTCTGTCGCGAAAGCAGACTGTGGAAAGGGCGATCTCTCAGTTTGGCGAGCTCAGGAAGCGCCGGGTCGATTGGGTGCAAAAACAGTCCAACGCGCGTGACAAGCTTCGTGGTGCTCCCGATGTCGTTCGCAACATGTTGCTTCGCACCTTAGGGACAAAACTCTATCACCGCTCGTACGATATGCTCGTCGAGCCCTTATAA
- a CDS encoding RidA family protein, giving the protein MSVYKRLEELGVELGAMTAPAASYAPFVKHGNLLYLSGHLARRAGQIWKGRLGDDISTEVGQQAARAVAVDLVSTMHATIEDLDRVKKIVKLTAMVASAADFESQHIVANGASDFFAAVFQGIGPHARSAFGVARLPLGSCVEIELIVGFE; this is encoded by the coding sequence ATGAGTGTGTACAAGCGATTGGAAGAGCTGGGAGTGGAACTTGGCGCGATGACCGCCCCGGCTGCTTCCTATGCCCCCTTTGTGAAGCATGGGAACCTGCTTTATCTGTCAGGGCATCTCGCCCGCCGAGCCGGCCAGATTTGGAAGGGTCGTCTTGGAGATGATATTTCCACGGAGGTGGGACAACAGGCCGCGCGCGCCGTTGCAGTGGATCTCGTCTCGACCATGCATGCGACGATTGAAGATCTTGATAGGGTGAAAAAGATCGTCAAGCTGACCGCGATGGTGGCTTCAGCGGCCGATTTCGAAAGCCAGCATATTGTCGCAAACGGCGCGAGCGACTTTTTCGCAGCGGTGTTCCAAGGCATCGGACCGCATGCCAGAAGCGCGTTCGGTGTCGCACGCCTGCCCCTCGGCTCATGTGTCGAGATCGAGCTGATCGTCGGGTTTGAATGA
- a CDS encoding LysR family transcriptional regulator, whose translation MAVVSALGNLSLRQLEVFYAVVEAGSVTAAAESLRVSQPTVSAMLKRIEDQLGLALFRKDRGRLVPTNEGMVLHGALQRNFKYLQSVSDAISIIQKNVSQILSIASIPPLGNGVVADAMRSFLAERPDARVHLLVRPRRVVYDSVATGGVDLGISFRTGEAEQEGLRTEQVTSGRIFCIMPKGHPLESQEFVHQDDLHHHALVSYPPGHQWLMAQFEKTLVDGRTRPDQILTVDSVTAVYPHVENGVGIAIVDEYSLMYHSKERISARPFVPPIDVAIELNYPDRKPSQLTQVFVEHFKAVCAKLGQAAAI comes from the coding sequence ATGGCAGTGGTTTCTGCACTAGGAAATCTTAGTCTGCGCCAGCTCGAGGTCTTCTATGCCGTTGTCGAAGCCGGAAGCGTTACCGCGGCGGCGGAAAGTCTTCGCGTCTCCCAACCTACCGTAAGCGCGATGTTGAAACGGATCGAGGATCAGCTTGGCCTTGCCCTGTTTCGAAAGGACCGCGGAAGGCTTGTTCCCACCAACGAAGGCATGGTGCTTCACGGGGCCCTGCAAAGAAACTTCAAGTACCTGCAATCCGTCTCGGACGCGATCTCGATTATCCAGAAGAACGTTTCGCAGATTCTGAGCATTGCTAGCATCCCTCCTCTGGGAAACGGCGTGGTCGCCGATGCGATGCGCTCCTTTTTGGCCGAACGACCGGACGCGCGGGTACACTTGCTCGTCAGACCGCGGAGGGTAGTCTACGATTCCGTTGCTACAGGTGGGGTCGATCTCGGTATTTCTTTCAGGACCGGAGAGGCTGAACAGGAAGGCCTCCGTACGGAGCAAGTGACCTCAGGACGCATATTCTGCATCATGCCAAAAGGACATCCGCTTGAAAGCCAGGAGTTCGTTCACCAGGACGACCTTCACCACCATGCCTTGGTTTCCTATCCACCTGGCCATCAATGGCTGATGGCGCAGTTTGAAAAAACCCTGGTGGACGGACGTACCCGCCCCGACCAGATTTTGACTGTGGACAGCGTGACCGCCGTCTATCCGCATGTCGAAAACGGCGTCGGCATAGCAATCGTCGATGAATACTCGCTCATGTACCACTCGAAAGAACGCATTTCGGCGCGTCCTTTCGTGCCGCCGATCGATGTCGCCATAGAACTGAACTATCCCGACAGAAAACCGTCTCAGCTCACACAGGTTTTCGTCGAGCACTTCAAAGCGGTCTGCGCGAAACTGGGTCAGGCCGCCGCGATCTGA
- a CDS encoding aminotransferase-like domain-containing protein, translating into MDHGSRGRADTLADSLVARLTDEFARGIKPPGTRLASIRKAAVEFGVSKNTVVEAYDRLVASGHLAARVGSGFVVKAVASADDRSRPRHVSEAVDIASLLSAQLDQRFEIRVGDGRPPASWTEQSEIKRHLGAQGRAQFNEEDADAYGSALGFLPLRQQIARHLGSQQIQASEDNILMTFGANHALDLIIRGMLSPGDTVLVDDPGYYPLFAKLTLAQVRMIGVQRNPDGPDVEDFVAKLGTRRPKLFFTQSLGHNPTGGSITLPVAHAILTAARNANLTIVEDDPFADLPMAMTNRLATLDQLNNVISVGTFSKTLSASLRSGFVAARGTTISALAELKMLTTVNSSGHIERLLYRLLTDGHYDRHLKRLMQRVAVASQRVQASLAKTGCQIFSSTIGGYYLYLLLPEGVDDIGLARDGAKEGIFIAPGSVFCVDKKNPLSRAIRLNVSRADDPRFYDFLLRKLS; encoded by the coding sequence ATGGATCATGGAAGCCGCGGGCGGGCCGATACACTGGCGGATTCTCTGGTTGCCCGACTTACGGATGAATTCGCTCGAGGCATCAAGCCGCCGGGCACTCGGCTGGCGTCGATCCGGAAAGCCGCCGTTGAATTCGGGGTTTCCAAAAATACCGTTGTCGAGGCCTATGACAGATTGGTCGCATCCGGTCACCTGGCGGCCCGGGTCGGTTCCGGCTTTGTGGTAAAGGCAGTCGCTTCGGCTGACGACCGATCTCGTCCCAGGCATGTCTCGGAGGCCGTCGATATCGCTTCCTTACTAAGTGCGCAACTCGATCAGAGGTTCGAAATCCGCGTTGGCGATGGCCGCCCCCCGGCGTCGTGGACGGAACAATCCGAGATCAAACGCCACCTTGGTGCCCAAGGCCGCGCCCAATTTAACGAAGAGGATGCGGATGCTTACGGTTCCGCGCTGGGTTTCCTGCCACTGCGCCAGCAGATCGCTCGGCATCTGGGCTCCCAGCAAATTCAGGCGAGCGAAGACAACATCCTGATGACGTTCGGAGCCAATCACGCGCTCGACCTTATCATCCGCGGAATGCTATCGCCGGGCGATACGGTGCTCGTCGACGATCCCGGTTATTATCCCCTTTTCGCAAAGTTGACGCTTGCACAGGTCAGGATGATCGGTGTCCAACGGAATCCAGACGGTCCGGACGTCGAAGACTTCGTCGCCAAACTGGGCACGAGACGGCCGAAGCTGTTTTTTACGCAGTCGCTTGGACACAATCCAACTGGTGGCTCGATCACGCTTCCGGTTGCGCACGCGATCCTGACAGCCGCCCGCAACGCCAATCTGACCATCGTCGAGGACGACCCTTTTGCGGACCTGCCGATGGCGATGACAAACAGGTTGGCAACGCTCGATCAACTCAACAACGTGATCTCGGTCGGGACATTCTCCAAAACGCTTTCGGCCAGCTTGCGCTCAGGGTTCGTTGCCGCCCGCGGCACGACCATCAGCGCGCTCGCAGAGTTAAAAATGCTGACGACGGTGAACAGTTCCGGACATATCGAGCGCCTGCTGTACCGTCTGCTGACGGATGGCCATTACGACCGTCACCTCAAGCGATTGATGCAACGAGTTGCGGTCGCCTCGCAGCGGGTGCAGGCGAGCCTCGCGAAGACGGGTTGCCAGATTTTTTCCAGCACGATCGGCGGCTACTACCTCTACCTTCTTCTACCCGAAGGTGTAGATGATATCGGGCTTGCCCGCGACGGAGCGAAAGAGGGCATCTTCATTGCGCCCGGCAGCGTATTCTGCGTCGACAAGAAGAATCCTCTGTCGCGAGCTATCCGGCTAAATGTCTCTCGTGCTGACGACCCGCGATTTTATGATTTTCTTCTCCGCAAATTGAGCTAG
- a CDS encoding substrate-binding domain-containing protein — protein MSVKQIKLALRPYDQFNPLIIGAAEVPGYKVDVDFRSPLSDDFTGGFHAREISFNRYVLARAKGDDTLVGLPAFVLRGFRHRNYIVHRSSPITQLDELAEARIGTNSWSDTGTMWARAALREAGVDLSGVHWVIGNLDETVKVKPPTPLDVPPPENSKRLAEDENLLEGLRKGTLDAVTTAFVPNSIYEDDGEFRRLIPDFRQAEVAYHERTGVYPAFHIVAVHRSLAETSPELVLALYEALVKSWQLWWAKTKNYGDASPWAIEEAETLVKQFPDDLMPFGTKSPSHRHMLASMCVEQLEQKLVAKAADPEALFAKFNQIAAA, from the coding sequence ATGTCAGTTAAACAGATCAAGCTCGCTCTTCGTCCATACGATCAGTTCAATCCGCTAATTATCGGCGCCGCGGAGGTTCCCGGATACAAAGTAGACGTCGATTTCCGCTCTCCCCTGTCCGACGATTTTACAGGCGGTTTCCATGCGCGGGAGATTTCGTTCAACCGCTATGTGCTCGCACGAGCCAAGGGCGACGACACGCTCGTGGGACTGCCCGCTTTCGTTTTGAGGGGGTTTCGGCATCGAAACTATATCGTGCACAGGAGCTCTCCCATCACCCAGCTCGATGAGCTGGCGGAAGCCAGGATCGGGACGAATTCCTGGAGCGATACCGGAACCATGTGGGCCAGGGCAGCTTTGCGTGAAGCAGGCGTCGATTTGAGCGGCGTGCATTGGGTGATCGGCAACCTCGACGAAACGGTCAAGGTAAAGCCTCCGACACCCCTTGACGTCCCGCCGCCTGAGAATTCGAAGCGGCTGGCCGAGGACGAAAACCTGCTGGAGGGCCTCAGGAAGGGAACTCTCGACGCGGTCACCACGGCTTTCGTGCCGAATTCAATCTACGAGGATGACGGCGAGTTTCGAAGACTGATTCCGGATTTCAGGCAGGCCGAAGTCGCTTACCACGAAAGAACTGGTGTCTATCCCGCCTTCCATATTGTGGCGGTCCATCGTTCATTGGCGGAAACGTCTCCCGAACTGGTGCTCGCCTTGTACGAAGCCCTGGTGAAATCCTGGCAGCTCTGGTGGGCCAAAACAAAGAATTACGGAGACGCGTCTCCGTGGGCGATCGAGGAAGCCGAGACGTTGGTCAAACAGTTCCCGGATGACCTCATGCCGTTCGGAACAAAGTCACCGTCGCACAGGCATATGCTCGCATCGATGTGTGTCGAGCAGCTGGAGCAGAAACTGGTCGCCAAGGCGGCCGATCCCGAAGCCCTGTTCGCTAAGTTCAATCAGATCGCGGCGGCCTGA
- a CDS encoding hydroxymethylglutaryl-CoA reductase, degradative, producing the protein MAEVEKSGTRPAVNSRLENLRNLAPSERLDRVASATSLSDIERNTFAGGGLPLTLANGMIENVIGTFELPIGIATNFTVNGRDYLVPMAVEEPSVVAAASFMARIVRDCGGFQTSSTGPIMRAQIQVLELSDPHGARARVLRERDAIIAAANARDKILISLGGGCKDIEVHVFEKTAVGAMIAVHLLVDVRDAMGANTVNTMAETVAPMIEAITGGVVRLRILSNYADLRLARAMVSVTPQALKTKEYEGERIARGIVEACAFALVDPYRAATHNKGIMNGIDPVVVATGNDWRAIEAGAHVWAARSGRYTSLTNWEIDGKGNLVGTLEMPMALGLVGGATKTHPAARAALKILGVQSAQELAEVTVAVGLAQNMAALRALASEGIQKGHMALHARNIAIVAGAEGDEIETIASALAANHDVRVDRAKELLDEMRGGA; encoded by the coding sequence TTGGCCGAAGTGGAGAAGAGCGGGACCCGTCCCGCCGTGAATTCGCGTCTTGAAAACCTGCGCAATCTTGCGCCGTCCGAAAGACTGGACCGCGTAGCGAGCGCGACATCCCTGAGCGATATTGAAAGAAACACGTTTGCGGGCGGTGGGCTTCCGCTAACACTTGCGAACGGCATGATCGAAAACGTCATCGGCACTTTCGAGCTCCCGATCGGCATCGCCACCAATTTCACGGTCAATGGCCGCGACTACCTCGTTCCTATGGCAGTCGAAGAACCTTCCGTCGTCGCCGCCGCGTCTTTCATGGCGCGGATCGTACGTGACTGCGGCGGGTTTCAGACATCGAGCACCGGTCCGATCATGCGGGCCCAAATCCAGGTCCTGGAGCTGAGCGACCCCCACGGAGCACGGGCACGGGTTCTAAGGGAGCGCGACGCCATTATCGCGGCTGCGAACGCCCGTGACAAAATTCTCATTTCACTGGGCGGCGGCTGTAAGGACATCGAAGTCCATGTCTTCGAAAAGACCGCCGTCGGTGCAATGATCGCGGTCCACCTCCTCGTGGACGTGCGCGACGCAATGGGTGCCAACACCGTGAACACCATGGCCGAAACGGTGGCACCGATGATCGAAGCCATCACAGGTGGCGTGGTACGCTTGCGCATCCTTTCTAACTACGCCGATCTGCGGCTCGCCCGCGCCATGGTGTCCGTCACGCCGCAGGCTCTGAAGACGAAGGAATACGAGGGCGAGCGCATTGCCCGCGGCATCGTCGAGGCCTGCGCTTTCGCACTGGTCGACCCCTACCGCGCAGCTACCCACAACAAGGGGATCATGAACGGCATCGATCCGGTCGTTGTGGCGACAGGCAACGACTGGCGTGCGATCGAGGCAGGCGCACATGTCTGGGCCGCTAGGTCAGGTCGCTATACCTCTCTGACGAACTGGGAAATTGACGGCAAGGGCAATCTGGTCGGAACTCTTGAAATGCCGATGGCACTCGGCCTCGTCGGCGGGGCGACGAAGACGCATCCGGCGGCGCGCGCCGCACTGAAAATCCTCGGCGTTCAAAGCGCGCAGGAACTCGCGGAAGTCACCGTCGCCGTAGGTCTCGCCCAGAACATGGCGGCTCTGCGCGCGCTTGCCAGCGAAGGCATCCAGAAAGGCCATATGGCGCTTCATGCGCGCAACATCGCCATCGTCGCTGGTGCGGAGGGTGACGAGATCGAGACAATCGCATCGGCGCTCGCCGCCAATCACGATGTCCGCGTCGATCGTGCCAAAGAACTGCTGGACGAAATGCGGGGCGGAGCCTGA